One part of the Truepera radiovictrix DSM 17093 genome encodes these proteins:
- a CDS encoding Gfo/Idh/MocA family protein encodes MAEKLRWGVLSTARIGLKSVVPALQRARNGEVVALASRDEARAREAAGALGIPQAFGSYEALLASPEVDAVYIPLPNTLHKPWALASLAAGKHVLCEKPLGVTASACLEIGRAAASAGLAVMEAFMYRFHPRFRALQELLAAGTIGELRAICSAFSFRLDNRQDIRWQAELGGGALYDVGCYCVNASRTLAGAEPVQVAAFASFEGGVDGSLSGLLRFPGGVTASFDCALTAARRDVLELTGTEGTLRLEAPFSVGEAETTILERRTHRGKTTEERVHTVAGANKFTLMAEAFAESALTGAPVPYPVSDAAANLRVIEALLRAARRADEGRP; translated from the coding sequence GTGGCAGAGAAACTCCGCTGGGGGGTGCTGAGCACCGCGCGCATCGGGCTCAAGTCGGTCGTCCCGGCGCTGCAAAGGGCGCGTAACGGCGAGGTCGTCGCGCTCGCGAGCCGCGACGAGGCGCGGGCCAGGGAGGCCGCCGGCGCGCTCGGCATCCCGCAGGCGTTCGGCTCGTACGAGGCGCTCTTAGCCTCGCCCGAGGTCGACGCGGTCTACATCCCCTTACCCAACACCCTGCACAAACCGTGGGCGCTTGCGAGCCTAGCCGCCGGCAAACACGTGCTCTGCGAGAAACCGCTCGGCGTCACGGCGAGCGCGTGCCTCGAGATCGGCCGCGCCGCCGCTAGCGCGGGCCTTGCGGTGATGGAGGCGTTTATGTACCGCTTCCACCCGCGGTTTCGAGCGCTGCAAGAGCTGCTCGCGGCGGGCACCATCGGGGAGCTAAGGGCGATCTGCAGCGCCTTCTCGTTTCGGCTGGACAACCGCCAGGACATCCGCTGGCAGGCCGAGCTCGGCGGCGGCGCCCTCTATGACGTGGGCTGCTACTGCGTCAACGCGAGCCGCACGCTCGCCGGCGCCGAACCCGTGCAGGTCGCGGCCTTCGCGAGCTTTGAGGGGGGCGTCGACGGGAGCTTGTCGGGGCTGCTGCGCTTTCCGGGCGGGGTGACGGCGTCTTTTGACTGCGCGCTCACCGCTGCGCGCCGCGACGTGCTCGAGCTCACCGGCACCGAAGGGACGCTGCGGCTCGAGGCGCCCTTTAGCGTGGGCGAAGCGGAGACGACGATCCTCGAGCGGCGCACGCATCGGGGCAAGACGACCGAGGAGCGGGTCCACACGGTCGCGGGCGCGAACAAGTTCACCCTCATGGCCGAGGCGTTCGCCGAGAGCGCCCTGACGGGCGCCCCGGTCCCCTACCCCGTCAGCGACGCGGCGGCCAACCTCCGCGTCATCGAGGCGCTCTTGCGCGCCGCGCGGCGCGCCGACGAGGGGCGGCCCTGA
- a CDS encoding AAA family ATPase has translation MATHRSPPYQHHLAPLRPSTLGADPSLEAPPLHLLIGGVSGSGKSQLAAALAQRLGIYRVISSDTVRQIMRALTSPQQMAALYASSFEACAVLASPGNAAPERVMAGFRVQATQVALGLQAVVERAACERAALIVEGVHLVPGLLPQPRRNVLSVPLLLVVRSADEHRRRFLARAQETFGQRAAARYLGCFEEIRALQAGLEAAARELRVPVLESDAPELLPRALGLIERAATSGGDTPTPPTPNDPPYRATTP, from the coding sequence ATGGCTACGCACCGCTCGCCCCCCTACCAGCATCACCTCGCCCCGCTTCGTCCTTCCACCCTAGGCGCTGACCCCAGTCTCGAAGCGCCACCCCTACACCTTCTGATCGGCGGCGTCAGCGGCAGCGGCAAATCGCAGCTGGCGGCGGCGTTGGCGCAGCGGCTCGGCATCTACCGGGTCATCTCGAGCGACACCGTGCGTCAGATCATGCGCGCGCTGACCTCGCCGCAGCAGATGGCGGCGCTTTACGCCTCGAGCTTTGAAGCCTGTGCGGTCCTCGCGTCCCCCGGTAACGCCGCCCCCGAGCGCGTGATGGCTGGGTTTCGGGTTCAAGCGACCCAGGTCGCCCTCGGGCTGCAGGCGGTCGTCGAGCGGGCCGCGTGTGAGCGCGCCGCCCTGATCGTCGAGGGCGTACACCTCGTCCCCGGACTGCTACCGCAGCCCCGCCGGAACGTCCTAAGCGTCCCCTTGCTGCTCGTCGTGCGTTCGGCAGACGAACATCGCCGCCGCTTCCTGGCGCGCGCCCAGGAAACTTTTGGACAACGCGCGGCGGCGCGCTATCTGGGCTGCTTCGAGGAGATCCGCGCGCTGCAAGCCGGGCTCGAGGCGGCCGCCCGCGAGCTGCGGGTACCCGTACTCGAAAGCGACGCCCCCGAGCTGCTGCCGCGCGCGCTCGGCCTCATCGAGCGCGCCGCCACGAGCGGCGGCGACACGCCCACGCCACCTACACCAAACGACCCGCCCTACCGCGCCACCACGCCCTGA
- a CDS encoding MgtC/SapB family protein, with the protein MTPFDLSATLGAAFAHPYAQFFLKLLLALALGATIGLERQWRQRMAGLRTNALVSVGAASFVSLPLFIDGDASPTRVAAQVVSGIGFLGAGVIIRDGASVRGLNTAATLWGAAAVGVLAGSGFVIPALMAALVVLLANVLLRPLARRIDRQPLSDSEVETGYTIEIVSVAPQEAHVRALLLQMLSGSPLRIRNLRSRDVENTEQVRVRARLVTQGRADAVLEQLVGRLSLEPSVTEVSWEVASG; encoded by the coding sequence GTGACGCCTTTTGACCTTTCCGCAACGCTAGGGGCGGCTTTTGCGCACCCCTACGCGCAGTTCTTTCTCAAGCTCCTTTTGGCCCTAGCGCTCGGCGCCACCATCGGTCTGGAGCGCCAGTGGCGGCAGCGCATGGCTGGGCTCCGCACCAACGCGCTCGTTTCGGTCGGGGCCGCCTCGTTCGTGTCGCTGCCGCTCTTTATAGACGGCGACGCGAGCCCCACGCGGGTCGCCGCACAGGTGGTCTCCGGTATCGGCTTTTTGGGCGCTGGGGTGATCATCCGCGACGGCGCCAGCGTGCGCGGCCTCAACACCGCCGCCACGCTCTGGGGCGCCGCCGCCGTCGGGGTCTTGGCGGGTTCGGGATTTGTCATCCCGGCGCTTATGGCCGCTCTGGTGGTGCTGCTCGCCAACGTGCTCTTGCGCCCGCTCGCGCGGCGCATCGACCGGCAACCGCTTAGTGACAGCGAGGTCGAGACGGGCTACACCATCGAGATCGTCTCGGTCGCCCCCCAAGAGGCGCACGTGCGGGCGCTCCTCTTGCAGATGCTGAGCGGCAGCCCCCTAAGGATCCGCAACCTGCGCAGCCGCGACGTCGAAAACACCGAACAGGTGCGCGTGCGCGCCCGCCTCGTCACCCAAGGCCGCGCCGACGCCGTCCTCGAGCAGCTCGTCGGGCGGCTCAGTTTGGAGCCGAGCGTGACCGAAGTCAGCTGGGAGGTCGCCAGCGGCTAG
- the mgtE gene encoding magnesium transporter has protein sequence MTQPDIRTLAGTRVSAVQLQTLKERLAQTSTDQLTELLPTLEPKEQVIAFRLLPKDRAIVVFERLEPRDQAALVRGMEDPEVLPLLEALEPDERMRLFDELPAKVAKRLIAGLSPDARRVVNELLGYPEESAGREMSPYYHAVRMDTTVGAALASLRSSPLSGEQLGVVFVIDEGRFYQGFIQAGRLLKADPQAPVRHLVEAPEVYVRAHDDRLRAATLLKRHRLPALAVTDAEGRLVGAITFDDVVDLLEEEASETMYWKAGVGDLTRRKDEVNSQRLTQGSVWYPVRVRILFLLVTLAGGLAVGGLIDRFEEILEAVIAAAVFIPLVMDMGGNVGTQSTTIFARGLALGHIDLRRFGRHLGREVAIGAIMGLVLGLVAGAAAYFWQGAPNGVPQLGVAVGVSIATVVTFATLLGFLLPWLMVKLGLDHAPGADPFITTIKDFVGLALYFYLVSALIGVGEGGVEAALGALALL, from the coding sequence ATGACGCAACCCGACATCCGCACCCTCGCCGGTACGCGCGTCAGCGCCGTTCAGCTACAGACCCTTAAAGAGCGCCTCGCCCAGACCAGCACCGACCAACTCACCGAGCTGCTGCCCACGCTCGAGCCCAAAGAGCAGGTCATCGCCTTTCGGCTCCTCCCCAAAGACCGCGCCATCGTCGTTTTCGAGCGCCTCGAACCGCGCGACCAGGCGGCGCTCGTGCGCGGGATGGAGGACCCCGAGGTGCTGCCGCTTTTAGAGGCGCTCGAGCCCGACGAGCGCATGCGCCTCTTTGACGAGCTGCCCGCCAAGGTCGCCAAACGCCTCATCGCCGGGTTGAGCCCCGACGCGCGGCGGGTCGTCAACGAGCTGCTCGGCTACCCCGAAGAGAGCGCCGGGCGCGAGATGAGCCCCTACTACCACGCCGTGCGCATGGACACCACCGTCGGCGCGGCGCTCGCCTCGCTGCGGAGCAGCCCCTTAAGCGGCGAGCAGCTCGGGGTGGTCTTCGTCATCGACGAGGGGCGCTTTTACCAGGGCTTTATCCAAGCCGGTCGCCTCCTCAAAGCCGACCCCCAGGCGCCAGTTCGCCACCTCGTCGAGGCGCCGGAGGTCTACGTCCGCGCGCACGACGACCGCCTGCGCGCAGCGACCCTCCTCAAACGCCACCGCCTCCCCGCCCTGGCCGTCACCGACGCCGAGGGGCGGCTCGTCGGGGCTATTACCTTCGACGACGTCGTCGATCTGCTCGAGGAGGAGGCGTCGGAGACGATGTACTGGAAAGCCGGGGTGGGCGACCTGACTCGCCGCAAAGACGAGGTCAACAGCCAACGCCTCACCCAAGGGAGCGTCTGGTACCCCGTGCGGGTGCGCATCCTGTTTCTGCTGGTGACGCTCGCCGGTGGGCTGGCGGTAGGCGGGCTGATCGACCGTTTCGAGGAGATCCTCGAGGCGGTCATCGCCGCGGCCGTCTTTATCCCTCTGGTGATGGACATGGGCGGCAACGTCGGCACCCAGTCGACGACCATCTTCGCGCGCGGGCTCGCGCTCGGCCACATCGATCTGCGCCGCTTCGGGCGCCACTTGGGGCGCGAGGTCGCTATCGGCGCCATCATGGGCCTCGTCTTGGGGCTCGTCGCGGGCGCTGCTGCCTACTTCTGGCAGGGCGCGCCCAACGGCGTCCCGCAGCTCGGCGTCGCGGTCGGCGTGTCGATCGCCACGGTGGTGACGTTCGCCACGTTGCTCGGCTTTTTGCTGCCCTGGCTGATGGTCAAGCTCGGGCTCGACCACGCCCCCGGCGCCGACCCCTTTATCACCACCATCAAGGACTTTGTCGGCTTGGCCCTCTACTTCTACCTGGTCTCGGCGCTGATCGGCGTCGGCGAGGGGGGTGTCGAAGCGGCGCTCGGCGCCCTTGCGCTCCTCTAG
- the galK gene encoding galactokinase: protein MRYTADLRAEVTEAFKTRYGAPPEVLVRAPGRVNLIGEHTDYNDGFVLPMALERAAWLALRARPDDTVTVRSLELGDEVSFRLSALERGEGWAEYLKGSAWALQEDGFHLRGFEGVLRSDVPLGAGLSSSAALELATMRAFAEVSGFPWEPKRMARLAQRTENAWVGAQTGIMDQLISACGEAGRALLIDCRSLETEAVALPAGTAVVIMDTATRHKHVESGYNDRRRQCEEAAAFFGVRALRDVSLADFRAREEALAAACGDEVRRRARHVVSENARTLAAAAAMRAGDAPALGRLMDESHASMQGDFEISSSELDLMVSLARQQPGCLGARMTGGGFAGCAVALVREADAPALVAAVSQRYAAESGLEGAFYLSEGAAGASAERVA, encoded by the coding sequence ATGCGCTACACCGCCGACTTGCGAGCCGAAGTGACCGAGGCCTTCAAAACGCGTTACGGAGCCCCGCCGGAGGTGCTCGTGCGCGCCCCCGGCCGCGTCAACCTGATCGGTGAGCACACCGACTACAACGACGGTTTCGTGCTGCCCATGGCCCTAGAGCGCGCCGCGTGGCTGGCGCTGCGCGCGCGCCCGGACGACACCGTCACCGTGCGGTCGCTCGAGCTCGGCGACGAGGTGAGCTTTCGCCTGAGCGCCCTCGAGCGCGGCGAGGGGTGGGCGGAGTACCTCAAGGGGAGCGCCTGGGCGCTGCAAGAGGACGGGTTTCACCTGCGCGGTTTTGAGGGGGTGCTGCGTAGCGACGTCCCCCTGGGGGCGGGGCTCTCCTCGTCGGCGGCGCTGGAGCTCGCCACCATGCGCGCTTTCGCCGAGGTCTCCGGCTTTCCCTGGGAGCCCAAACGCATGGCGCGCCTTGCGCAGCGCACCGAGAACGCCTGGGTGGGCGCGCAGACGGGCATCATGGACCAGCTCATCTCGGCCTGCGGCGAGGCGGGGCGGGCGCTCCTCATCGACTGCCGCAGCCTCGAGACGGAGGCGGTCGCGCTGCCGGCGGGGACGGCCGTGGTCATCATGGACACCGCGACGCGCCACAAACACGTCGAGTCGGGTTACAACGACCGCCGCCGCCAGTGCGAGGAGGCGGCCGCGTTTTTCGGCGTGCGCGCCCTTCGCGACGTGTCGCTAGCGGACTTTCGGGCGCGCGAGGAGGCGCTCGCGGCCGCCTGCGGCGACGAGGTGCGCCGCCGCGCGCGCCACGTGGTCTCCGAGAACGCCCGGACGCTCGCCGCCGCCGCGGCGATGCGCGCGGGCGACGCGCCGGCGCTCGGGCGGCTGATGGACGAGAGCCACGCGAGCATGCAGGGCGACTTCGAGATCTCGTCGTCTGAGCTCGACCTGATGGTGTCGCTCGCGCGGCAGCAGCCGGGGTGTTTGGGGGCGCGGATGACCGGCGGCGGTTTCGCGGGGTGCGCCGTGGCGCTCGTGCGCGAGGCGGACGCGCCCGCGCTCGTTGCCGCCGTGAGCCAGCGCTACGCCGCCGAGAGCGGCCTTGAGGGGGCCTTTTACCTGAGCGAGGGGGCGGCGGGGGCGAGCGCGGAGCGGGTCGCCTAA
- a CDS encoding CobW family GTP-binding protein, translating to MLKRRIPVSVIGGFLGAGKTTLVNHLLASGGARFGVIVNEFGTLGVDGALIETLEQGGVTELANGCLCCFGRDDLVDALIKLGLRDDPPEHILVELSGVADPVPVAQTILDPYVKALFELRALVGVADARNLEKTVQSSPEGALQLAYASVVVLNKCDAVGEAERTRARLIIAKLNPLAAVLEAEHGRVLPAALLGAELFAPAWRPEHATAHTPGLRSLVLTGEAALERGALNRFLETFILSQPDRILRTKGFVSLQGAKQRLLVQAVRDVLNLTLLPEPADGRSQLVVIGRELDAEALRAAFAETAAPPPKRRFLARRARTRA from the coding sequence ATGCTTAAGCGGCGCATTCCGGTCTCGGTCATCGGCGGCTTTTTGGGCGCCGGTAAAACCACCCTGGTCAACCACCTGTTGGCGTCGGGGGGGGCGCGCTTCGGCGTCATCGTCAACGAGTTCGGTACGCTCGGGGTCGACGGCGCGCTTATCGAGACGCTCGAGCAGGGCGGCGTCACCGAGCTCGCCAACGGCTGCCTCTGCTGCTTCGGCCGCGACGACCTCGTCGACGCGCTCATCAAACTGGGCCTGCGCGACGACCCGCCCGAGCACATCTTAGTCGAGCTCTCCGGCGTCGCCGACCCCGTACCCGTCGCCCAGACCATCCTCGACCCCTACGTCAAGGCGCTCTTCGAGCTGCGCGCGCTCGTCGGGGTCGCCGACGCCCGCAACCTCGAAAAGACCGTGCAGAGCTCCCCCGAGGGGGCGCTGCAGCTCGCCTACGCGAGCGTCGTCGTGCTCAACAAGTGCGACGCCGTCGGCGAGGCCGAGCGGACGCGGGCGCGATTGATCATCGCCAAACTCAACCCGCTCGCCGCAGTGCTCGAGGCCGAGCACGGCCGCGTCTTGCCCGCAGCGCTCCTCGGCGCCGAGCTGTTCGCCCCGGCGTGGCGCCCGGAGCACGCGACCGCCCACACGCCGGGGCTCCGGAGCCTCGTGCTCACCGGCGAAGCGGCGCTCGAGCGGGGGGCGCTCAACCGCTTTCTCGAGACCTTTATCCTCAGCCAACCCGACCGCATCCTGCGCACGAAAGGCTTCGTGAGCCTCCAGGGCGCCAAGCAGCGCCTCCTCGTGCAGGCGGTGCGCGACGTTTTAAACCTCACCCTGCTCCCCGAACCGGCCGACGGCCGCTCGCAGCTCGTGGTGATCGGGCGCGAGCTCGACGCCGAAGCGCTGCGCGCCGCTTTCGCCGAGACCGCAGCGCCACCCCCCAAACGCCGCTTTCTGGCGCGGCGCGCGCGGACGCGGGCTTAG
- a CDS encoding YibE/F family protein, with translation MSLRLLSLPLWLYLWCGLAVGWAASPAAPDTRRDVGFVEGRIVALGERATVTLRSGETVEAELPTPLPDGAGAPNFDLPAYRVGEWVELYYAPHPEGGVRYVVSDWVRRPALGWLLALFLVVATAIARGKGFRAVLATGSSLLIAIAFVVPAILAGWNPMVVSLLGVGGMLVLAIYFVHGVSWSTTAALLGTFVAVIVTMVLGVLFTRAAYLTGLGSDEALSIAVVAAQVDLRGLLLAGLLIGALGALTDITIVQASVVRELAHVNPSFSLRELYTRGMNVGVDHVGSLVNTLVLAYTGAALPLLVLLSVNDFTLTRALNFEFVASEVVHTLVGSVGLILAVPLTTFIAALMFRGDKLALRRGELNLHAHPAGGELQRARQFDLQPPRDPEAAAQALLRRREASLRGRGK, from the coding sequence ATGTCGCTTCGCCTCCTCTCCCTGCCCCTCTGGCTCTACCTGTGGTGCGGGCTCGCGGTGGGGTGGGCCGCCTCCCCCGCAGCCCCGGACACCCGCCGCGACGTCGGCTTCGTCGAGGGCCGCATCGTCGCGCTAGGCGAGCGCGCGACCGTAACGCTGCGCAGCGGCGAGACCGTCGAGGCCGAGCTCCCCACCCCGCTCCCCGACGGCGCCGGCGCTCCCAACTTCGACCTGCCCGCGTACCGCGTCGGCGAATGGGTCGAGCTCTACTACGCCCCGCATCCGGAGGGCGGGGTGCGGTACGTGGTCTCGGACTGGGTGCGCCGCCCGGCGCTCGGCTGGCTGCTCGCGCTCTTTCTGGTGGTCGCTACCGCCATCGCGCGCGGCAAGGGGTTTCGGGCGGTGCTGGCGACGGGCTCGAGCCTCCTGATCGCCATCGCCTTCGTCGTCCCCGCCATCCTCGCGGGGTGGAACCCCATGGTGGTGTCTTTGCTCGGGGTCGGCGGCATGCTGGTGCTCGCCATCTACTTCGTCCACGGCGTTTCGTGGAGCACCACGGCCGCCCTTTTGGGAACCTTCGTCGCCGTTATCGTCACGATGGTCTTGGGCGTCCTCTTTACCCGCGCGGCCTACCTCACCGGCCTAGGCAGCGACGAAGCGCTCTCGATCGCCGTGGTCGCAGCGCAGGTCGACCTGCGCGGGCTGCTGCTCGCGGGGCTCCTCATCGGCGCTTTAGGGGCGCTCACCGACATCACCATCGTGCAGGCGAGCGTCGTGCGCGAGCTCGCCCACGTCAACCCGAGCTTTTCGCTGCGCGAGCTCTACACCCGCGGGATGAACGTCGGGGTCGACCACGTCGGCTCTTTGGTCAACACCCTCGTGCTCGCCTACACGGGCGCCGCACTCCCGCTGCTCGTGCTGCTAAGCGTCAACGACTTTACCCTCACGCGGGCGCTCAACTTCGAGTTCGTCGCCTCCGAGGTGGTGCACACGCTCGTCGGGTCGGTCGGGCTGATCTTGGCGGTGCCCCTGACGACCTTTATCGCCGCCCTGATGTTCCGCGGCGACAAGCTCGCGCTGCGCCGCGGCGAGCTCAACCTGCACGCCCACCCCGCCGGGGGGGAGCTGCAACGCGCGCGGCAGTTCGACCTGCAACCCCCCCGCGACCCCGAAGCGGCGGCGCAGGCGCTCTTAAGGCGCCGCGAGGCGAGTCTGCGCGGCCGCGGCAAGTAA
- a CDS encoding large ribosomal subunit protein bL28 produces the protein MPKVCAVTGRRTRRLTTSRRRGSAKRKGGVGLKKVGVHTRTQRPNLQKKTLWLGGRAQRVWLSAKALRSLDPTLLAPPLRAERRAGGR, from the coding sequence ATGCCCAAAGTGTGCGCCGTCACCGGCAGACGAACCCGCCGCTTAACGACCAGCAGACGCCGCGGCTCCGCCAAGAGAAAGGGTGGGGTCGGCCTGAAAAAGGTCGGCGTTCACACGCGGACGCAGCGGCCGAACCTGCAGAAAAAGACCCTGTGGCTCGGGGGTCGGGCGCAGCGCGTGTGGCTGAGCGCCAAGGCGCTCCGCAGCCTCGACCCGACCCTGCTCGCGCCGCCGCTACGCGCCGAGCGCCGAGCTGGTGGCCGATAG
- a CDS encoding metal ABC transporter substrate-binding protein, translating to MTRTLLGLLLALSLALSAVGVAQGERPVVVASMHPHYDLIRQITAGEAEVVRLLPIGASPHTFDPTPRDVARVGAADLVIFNGGVDAWLHNLVAASGTDAPLLELMAVLDLDAAAEGARPRDRGVGDDHRGVNPHVWLDPVLMAQAVPHFVDALAAVDPAREALYRANGEALVADLEALHAELTEILAPVAGAPFVPFHDAWPYFTARYGLEQVVVIEPAPGREPTPSYLAEALALIEASGARAIFNEVQLPARPAEVLAEQAGVALYTLDPEGGGTSDEETYQAFMRDNARTIAEALSR from the coding sequence ATGACACGAACCCTGTTGGGCCTGCTGCTGGCCCTGAGTCTCGCGCTGAGCGCCGTCGGGGTGGCGCAGGGGGAGCGCCCCGTGGTGGTGGCGTCCATGCACCCGCACTACGACCTTATCCGGCAGATCACGGCTGGGGAGGCGGAGGTTGTGCGCCTGCTGCCCATCGGCGCCTCGCCCCACACCTTCGACCCGACGCCGCGCGACGTCGCGCGCGTCGGCGCGGCCGACCTGGTGATCTTTAACGGCGGCGTCGACGCGTGGCTGCACAACCTGGTGGCGGCCTCGGGGACGGACGCGCCGCTGCTCGAGCTGATGGCGGTGTTGGACCTCGACGCAGCAGCCGAGGGGGCGCGCCCCCGCGACCGTGGTGTTGGGGACGACCACCGCGGCGTCAACCCCCACGTCTGGCTCGACCCCGTGCTGATGGCGCAGGCCGTACCGCACTTCGTCGACGCGCTCGCCGCAGTCGACCCGGCGCGCGAAGCGCTCTACCGCGCCAACGGCGAGGCGCTCGTCGCCGACCTCGAGGCGCTGCACGCCGAACTCACCGAGATCTTGGCGCCAGTTGCCGGCGCGCCCTTCGTCCCCTTTCACGACGCCTGGCCCTACTTTACGGCGCGCTACGGGCTCGAGCAGGTCGTGGTCATCGAACCCGCCCCCGGGCGCGAACCGACCCCGAGCTACCTCGCCGAAGCGCTCGCGCTCATCGAAGCGAGCGGCGCGCGCGCGATCTTTAACGAGGTGCAGCTGCCCGCCCGCCCCGCCGAGGTTTTAGCCGAGCAAGCCGGCGTCGCGCTCTACACCCTCGACCCCGAAGGGGGGGGGACGAGCGACGAGGAGACCTACCAGGCGTTCATGCGCGACAACGCGCGCACCATCGCCGAGGCGCTGTCGCGGTAG
- a CDS encoding metal ABC transporter ATP-binding protein — translation MTSPDRPPLHFHHVSVRFGEAEVLSDISFDLCAGAFLALVGPNGAGKSTLIKVALGLVTPHSGHAALFGAAAGRHPERIGYVPQLKTFDRTFPASVLELVVSGLRRSWPARVQKRERDAARLALEQVGAGHLALKHLPKLSGGELQRAFLARALVRRPQLVLLDEPATGVDFLAEHDLYDLLERYQRETGATVAMITHDLAAARYHATHVAVLNRRLHGFGPPAEVFAGDALTRAFGHLGHPHKLAV, via the coding sequence GTGACCTCCCCCGACCGCCCCCCGCTTCACTTCCACCACGTCAGCGTCCGCTTCGGCGAGGCGGAGGTGCTCAGCGACATCTCGTTTGACCTCTGCGCGGGGGCGTTTTTGGCCCTCGTGGGCCCCAACGGGGCGGGCAAATCGACCTTGATCAAGGTCGCTTTGGGGCTCGTTACCCCACATAGCGGGCACGCGGCGCTCTTCGGCGCGGCGGCGGGGCGGCACCCCGAGCGCATCGGCTACGTGCCGCAGCTTAAAACGTTTGACCGCACCTTTCCGGCTTCGGTGCTCGAGCTCGTCGTCTCGGGGCTGCGCCGGAGCTGGCCGGCGCGCGTCCAGAAGCGCGAACGCGACGCGGCGCGCTTGGCGCTCGAGCAGGTCGGTGCGGGGCACCTCGCCCTCAAACACCTCCCCAAGCTCTCCGGCGGGGAGCTGCAGCGCGCCTTTCTAGCCCGCGCCCTCGTCCGCCGCCCCCAGCTCGTCTTGCTCGACGAACCGGCGACCGGGGTCGACTTCCTGGCCGAACACGACCTCTACGACCTTTTAGAGCGCTACCAACGGGAGACGGGCGCCACGGTCGCGATGATCACCCACGACCTCGCCGCCGCGCGCTACCACGCGACCCACGTCGCGGTCCTCAACCGGCGGCTGCACGGCTTCGGTCCCCCCGCCGAGGTCTTCGCCGGCGACGCCCTGACGCGCGCTTTCGGCCACCTCGGCCACCCGCACAAGCTCGCGGTGTAG
- a CDS encoding metal ABC transporter permease: MSVSATLTGGLDRGATTTPQASKPNASVHLEETDMLAELIDVFQLPFMQRALLAGLLVALMCGVLGVFVVQRGLSFLGDGLAHAAFGGVALGLLLGVEQPLWVALAFTLVASLGIAWVRDHTRLSSDTAIGIFFAVSVALGVMFISFETQFNVDAWHLLFGSILGIGQQELRLIAGLAPLSLGLLALLWSHLAYATFDAELAQTDGVRVRGLEYLLFALAAVVIVASVRVVGAILIAAYLVIPAASARLVTRSLFSMTLLSALLGVFSTAFGLGASYVLEVPSGSTIILTQALLFLAAALASRR, translated from the coding sequence ATGAGCGTTAGTGCTACGCTGACCGGTGGCCTCGACCGGGGCGCCACGACGACCCCTCAGGCCTCCAAACCAAACGCCTCCGTGCACCTAGAGGAAACCGATATGCTCGCCGAACTCATCGACGTCTTTCAGCTCCCCTTTATGCAGCGCGCGCTCCTCGCGGGGCTTCTCGTCGCGCTCATGTGCGGCGTGTTGGGGGTTTTCGTGGTGCAGCGGGGGCTGTCGTTTTTGGGCGACGGCCTCGCCCACGCGGCCTTCGGGGGGGTAGCTCTGGGGCTTTTGCTCGGGGTCGAGCAGCCTCTGTGGGTGGCGCTCGCCTTTACCCTGGTGGCCTCGCTCGGCATCGCTTGGGTGCGCGACCACACGCGGCTCTCGTCGGACACGGCGATCGGCATCTTTTTCGCGGTCTCGGTGGCGCTGGGCGTGATGTTTATCAGCTTCGAGACGCAGTTTAACGTCGACGCCTGGCACCTGCTCTTCGGTTCGATCCTGGGTATCGGCCAGCAGGAGCTGCGCCTCATCGCGGGGCTCGCGCCGCTCTCGTTGGGGCTCTTGGCGCTGCTATGGAGCCACCTCGCCTACGCGACCTTCGACGCCGAGCTCGCGCAGACCGACGGGGTGCGGGTGCGCGGCCTCGAGTACCTGCTCTTTGCCCTCGCGGCGGTGGTGATCGTCGCTTCGGTGCGGGTCGTCGGGGCGATCCTGATCGCCGCCTACTTGGTCATCCCCGCCGCGAGCGCGCGCCTCGTGACCCGCTCGCTTTTCAGCATGACGCTCCTGAGCGCCCTCCTAGGGGTGTTCAGCACCGCCTTCGGCCTCGGCGCCTCGTACGTTTTGGAGGTGCCTTCGGGGAGCACCATCATCTTGACGCAGGCGCTGCTCTTTCTCGCCGCGGCGCTCGCCTCGCGGCGTTAG
- a CDS encoding WGxxGxxG family protein, whose translation MTTLQKTCRNGALALSLLFVGLPAAHAAGTTGTTGTNVQETTTTAPAAPATTTTTQGTGGGWGWIGLFGLLGLAGLTGRGRGGDRNVVVDGTRR comes from the coding sequence ATGACCACGCTGCAAAAAACCTGCCGCAATGGCGCCCTCGCACTCAGCTTGCTCTTCGTCGGGCTCCCCGCAGCCCACGCCGCCGGGACGACGGGGACGACCGGCACGAACGTCCAAGAGACGACCACGACCGCCCCTGCTGCGCCCGCGACCACGACCACGACGCAGGGCACCGGCGGCGGGTGGGGTTGGATCGGGCTCTTCGGCCTGCTCGGGTTGGCGGGGCTCACGGGCCGCGGCCGCGGCGGCGACCGCAACGTCGTGGTCGACGGGACCAGGCGTTAA